From Acidobacteriota bacterium:
CACGCTGCTCGGACTGTTGCCCATCGGGGCATGGGTACTCGTGCCGCTCGGACTGGCTGTCGTCGTCTGCGGGCATCGCCTCGTTTCTGACGACATGCAGCATGCATGGTCGTCGTTCCGTCTGCTGCTGCCGGCGTACCTGCTGAGTGTCGCGGTGTTCTTCGTGGTGGATCGGTACCGTGCGCCGGCACTCGTGCTCGCCGCGATCGGTGTCGGCGTGCTCGCGTCGGCACGTCGCGCAACGTGGACAGGTATCGTGCGTTCGCCCTCGGTCATTGCCGCCGCGCTCGTCGCGATCGTGACAATGAGCGCCGGTTTCGTGCGACTGCCGTTCCACCTCGGAGAGGCCGACGCAGACACCAACATGGCGCTGCACGCGATCGAAGCGGGACGAGACGATGAGGCGCGCGGATGGTTGTCGCGCGCGGCGGCGCACCATCCGACGCCGGGAGTCGCGTGGCTGCGCGCGGGGCTGGCGTGGCAGTCGTCCAACAGGATGATCGACGCCGAGCGCGCGCTGCGCGAGGCGTACCGGCTCGATCCCGATGTCGGCGACGTCGCGTTCGCGCTGGGCGAGGTGCTTCTCGCGCAAGGCAAGGGGGGCGAGGCCGTGCCGTTGCTGGAGCAGGCGGAAGCCGCCGGCGTACGTCGCGATCGTGCGCGGCTTGATCTGGCACTGGCGCTTTGGCAGGCGGGTCAGCAGGACCGCGCGCGTGCGGCGCTCGACGAGCGTGTGCCTGTCGAGGGCTTGCCATTGCTGCGCGCGCGAGCGCTGGCGTCCGTCGAAGCGAGACAGACGGACCTTGCGGAGTGGTTGCTCGCCGAGTATCGACGAGCGGCGCCGGAAGACGCGGAGGTGGCCGAGAAGCTGGGCCTGATGCACGCGCGGCGCGGAGATCTCGCAGGTGCGGCGCTGTTGCTGGAGAATGCCGCGCGCCTCGAACCGTCCCGCGCCACAGCGCGCTTCAATCTCGCGGTCGTGAGGGTGCGACAGCAGCGTCGCGATGAGGCCATCGCCCTCCTGCGCGACGCCCTGCGCATCGATCCGTCATACGCCCAGGCGGCTGGCGCGCTACAGGAACTCGGAGTGCACTGACCGCCGGATGAAATCCGGCGATCAGCGCATTCCAACGTGAATCAGAAGTCGATCCTTGCCGTCAGCAGCAGCCGGCGCGGCGGCGCGTAGCTGGTTGGCGTACCGAAGCGCGAATTCGGCTGGTTGGTGTTGATCACCAGCGCGCGCGTGTAGCTCGCGGGATCACCGGGCACCTGCGTGCCGTTGAGTACGCGGGTGCGCGGATCGAGGAACGCGCGGTTGTCGCGGCTCAGCGCGGTCTGCGTGTCGAACAGGTTCAGCACGCGGGCTTCGAGCCTCGTCGTCACGCGCCCGCCCATGCGGAAGTTGTAAGCGACGAGGAAGTCGGCGTTGGTCCACGTGTCGTTGCGCGACGTGCCCAGCGGCTCGATCAGCAGACGATAGCCGCCGTACCAGTCCTGCACGCGACGCTCGTACGGCGTGCCGCTCTGCACGCGCAGATAGCCGCCGAGCGAGAGCGCGTCGGTGACCATGTACGTGCCGAACACCTTCAGCACGTGCGGGCGATCCTCGCCGAGCGGCCCGTACCTGTAGTCGTCCTCGACGAACACGCCGGGGCCATCCTGCAGGATCGACGACGTGTTGAACACGGCACCGGCCGCGTAGTCGAGGTCGAAGTTGCCCTTCAACTGGCTCCACGCGTAGCTGATCGTCGTGCTCCACCGATCCGCCATGCGCCTGTTGATCTCGAGGGTGAACGCCTTGTAGTCGCGGCGCGCGTTGGCCAGGTTGTCCACGACGAACGTGGAGGCCGGAAGGACGCTCGGCTGGTCTTCGATGAAGTCCTTTGCCGTGCGATCCATGTAGAAGGCGTCGAGGCCCCAGTTGCCGCCGAGCGGCGTCGCGTACCCGACCAGCCATTCGTCCGTGTACGTGGGCTGCAGCCCTGGCCTGATGACGCGGTTCGTCGTGTTCGCGCTCGTCGTGTCGCTTATGAGCGCACCCGTCGTCGCGTTGAAGAACGGCGTGTTCTGCACCAGACGCAGGGGCGCGTGCGCGCGCGCGCTGCTCTTCTGGTCGCTGCCGTAGTAGCGGCCGTAGTTGGCGTAGACCTTGTCTCCGGCGCCCTTACGAAGCTGGTAGTTCACGCCGAGGCGCGGCTGTACCTGATCGCCGTAGTCGAACGTGAGGAACGTGTTGCGCGCGTCGCCGATCTGCTGCGCGAACTCGTCCTTGTTGACGAGCACGCCGGCATTGAGCACCAGACGGGACCCGATCTGGATGTTGTCCTGCACGAAGAAGCTGTACGTGCGCGACTTGGAGAGCTGCGGATTCTGCGTGGGGTAGTACTGCCCCTGCCACCGCGTGCCGGACTCGACCAGCGTGATGGTGCCCCACCCGTTCGCGATGCGCGTGAGGTCTTCGAGCGTGTCTTCGTACATGAAGCCCGCGCGGAGATCGTGCGACGACTTGCCGATGTTGAACACGGTGCCCGAGTTGACGCGGAATTCGTTGCGCGCGTAGTTCTGCCGGTTGAGGAGCAGGGCCGCACCGCCATACCTGAAGCCCGTGGTCGGATCGACCCAGTAGCCCATCCGGCGCAGGTTGTTCAGGTCGAATGTCGGGCGGTAGCCGAGGTCGGTACGCGCGACCGCCTCGCCTTCTTCATCGAGGCGGAGGTACTTGGCCTCGACGTAGTTGCGCTGCCCGAAGAACATGTTCCAGTTCGCCGTGGCCACGCGGTTGGTGCCCTCACTGTCTGTGGCGACCTCTGGCGAATCGTTCACGCCGACACCCGCGTACGCCGACGTGGATGGACGCACGCGATAGCCGGCGTTGATGAACTGCGACGCCGCGGGGGCGTACGTCACCTTCCCGAAGAACTCCTTCGTCGTCGTCTCGCTGTCGGGCACCGGACCGAGGTTGTTCACGCGACCCGACGTGTCGGAGCGCAGCAGCATGCCCGACGTGTAGAAGAACAGTCTGTCGCGCAGGATCGGGCCGCCGATCGCGTACGACGGGATCCACCTGTCGGTCGTGTTCCTGATGTTGGTGGCCTTGTTCTTCGCGTTCCACGCGGCAGGGATTGCCTCGAAGCGCACGCCGCCCTTGAACTGGTTGGTGCCCGAGCGCGTGACGGCGTTGGCCACGAAGCCGGACGACCGCCCGAACTCCGCCGTGATGGCGCCGCGCTTGACGTTGAACTCGGCGATGTCGAACTCGTTGACCTCGGTGCTCAGGTAGCCGAAGCCCGGGTTGGTGATGTTCACGCCGTCGAGCATGAACGTGTTGTCCTGCCGGCTGCCGCCGCCGGCCACCATGCCCTGGATCGGCGGGTTGTTGTCGGCCACGCCCGGCACCAGCTGGATCAGGCCCGCGTACGTGCGCTGCAGCGGCAGTTCCTTGATGAGTTGCTCACCGTAGTTGAAGTTGACCTCGGTGCTCTTGAGGTCCACCACGGGGGCCGCGGCACTCACCTCGATCGTCTCGTCGAGGTTCAGGCCGAGCACGATGTCGACCTGCGTGTCCATGTCGACAGACACGGTGACGGCGCGCTTCGCGTCGCCCCCGCCGGCCTTGGTGACCTCGAGCGTGTAGGCGCCGGGCAGGAGCAGGGGGAACCGATAGGACCCGTTGGCATCGCTCGTCGCGACGCGCTCGCCGGGAAGCGGCGTGCCGGTGAGGCGAATGCTCGCACCGTCGACGAGTTGGCCGCCCTGGTCGAACACGACACCGGAGATCGAACCCGTGGTCTGTGCGCGGACAACGGCGGGAACCGCCAGCGCGAACAGGGTGAGGACGCACGCAACCGAGCGCGTGATGGACATGACGACGACTCCTGCAAGGCGACGAGAGTGGAGGTGCCGGCGGCACACCGGTCTGTCGTCGCAGATGGGTGAACCGCTGTGATGCTACAGACGGACGGGCGGACGCGCAACAACGGCCGGCAACCGGCAATCGGCAACGGGCAACCGGAACGCGCTCCCGCGTGTAGCGGCCGGATTCATCCGGCGCCCGACGTGGCCAAACCGGTTGCCTGTTGCCGATTGCCGGTTGCCGTTCTTCTTCACCCTGCCAGCGTCGCCGCGTAGACCGCCGCGCCGAGGAGGCCCGTCTGTCGATTGAGGACGAGCGAGACGGGCATGCGTTCGACGAGCGGGGTCATCGGGGGCTTGTTGCGGAACGCGTCGAGGAAGTAGGGCTGCTCGAACGCGCGCAGGATGCGTGTGGGAATGCCGCCGCCGAGATAGACGCCGCCCGTTGCCACGCATTGCAGGCCGAGATCCGCCGCGGCGCTGCCGTAGATCGAGACGAAGAGCTGCAGCGCTTCGACGCACTGCGGATCGGATCGGTCGAGGCCGCGACTGCTGATCGCGGCGGGCAGCGCCTCGTCGGCAACGCTGCCGAACAGGGGCGAGCGATTGTCGCTGGTGAAGCGCAGGAGATTGACGAGTCCTGGACCCGAGATGATGTGCTCGTACGTGGCTCGACCGTAGCGCGCGGTGAGGAATTCGAGCAGCGCCACTTCGCGCGGACCGTGTGGACCGAAGTTGCCGTGACCACCCTCCGACGGCGAGGGCACGAGTCGTCCGTGCTGGCGGACGAGGATGGCCTGGCCGAGTCCGGTGCCCGCCGCCATGAGACACGCGTTGCCGTCGGCGTCGAACTCACCGGCCTGCAGCACGAACAGTTCGTCCTGTCGCAGCGCCGGCACGCCGTACGCCATGGCTACCAGATCGTTCAGGAGCCAGACGTGCGCGATGCCCGTCGCGGCCATCACCTCGCGTCCGTCGATGGCCCATGGCACGTTGGTGAGGCGCGCGACCTGTTTGATGATCGGCCCCGCCACGCCGACGCACGCGACCTCCACTTCCTGCGGGCGCACGCCGACACTCTCGAGAAACGTCGTGACCATCGCGGGCAGGCCCGGGAAGTCGAGCGTCACGTATTCGCGGACGTCGAGCAGTTCCGGCCGTCCCTTCGTGGCGCGAAACAGGCCGAGTTGCGTCTTGGTCCCGCCGAGATCCCCCGCCAGCAGCATGCGGGGGAGGATAGCGGAAGAATCGGAAACGGCGGGAGTGCTACGCTCGGGCGATGAGTGACGCGCGGGTGCCGTCGCGGGTGGTGCGGGCGCGGTTTCCGGCGCTGCGGGACGACCATCTGCGGTCGCTGGCGCAATGGCGGCTCGTGCAGCCGTCGCGCGAGCAGGGCGAGACGTCGTACTCGTTTGCCGACCTCGCCGTGCTGCGCGACGTCAACGAGGCGATCGCCAACGGCTCGCCACTCAAGGCCATCGTCAGGCAGTTGCTGGCCGAGAGACAGGGGCAGTTGGCGCTGTTCGATGGCGGTTCGTCGTCCGACGACTCGCCCCGCACGCGCGTGGTGACCCTGGCGCCGCGTCAGTCACGCGCCGACGAGTCGGTGCCGAGCGCGGGCGTCGACACCACGCGGGCCGAAGCCGCGTTCGAGGTCGCCACGGCACTCGAGACCGCCGGCGGACATCCGCGCGGCGTGGTGATGCGTGCGTATCGCGAG
This genomic window contains:
- a CDS encoding tetratricopeptide repeat protein translates to MSDARVPSRVVRARFPALRDDHLRSLAQWRLVQPSREQGETSYSFADLAVLRDVNEAIANGSPLKAIVRQLLAERQGQLALFDGGSSSDDSPRTRVVTLAPRQSRADESVPSAGVDTTRAEAAFEVATALETAGGHPRGVVMRAYREALAFDPTLVPALINLGNLHYADGHLPEAAALYHQALLHAPDAFEGWFNMGHTHHDAARFAEAVRCYTRALDLDGESAEACFYLAVAYEKLGRSQDARPLWQRYQRVAPDGEWIALAREFGE
- the glk gene encoding glucokinase; this encodes MLLAGDLGGTKTQLGLFRATKGRPELLDVREYVTLDFPGLPAMVTTFLESVGVRPQEVEVACVGVAGPIIKQVARLTNVPWAIDGREVMAATGIAHVWLLNDLVAMAYGVPALRQDELFVLQAGEFDADGNACLMAAGTGLGQAILVRQHGRLVPSPSEGGHGNFGPHGPREVALLEFLTARYGRATYEHIISGPGLVNLLRFTSDNRSPLFGSVADEALPAAISSRGLDRSDPQCVEALQLFVSIYGSAAADLGLQCVATGGVYLGGGIPTRILRAFEQPYFLDAFRNKPPMTPLVERMPVSLVLNRQTGLLGAAVYAATLAG
- a CDS encoding TonB-dependent receptor, which translates into the protein MSITRSVACVLTLFALAVPAVVRAQTTGSISGVVFDQGGQLVDGASIRLTGTPLPGERVATSDANGSYRFPLLLPGAYTLEVTKAGGGDAKRAVTVSVDMDTQVDIVLGLNLDETIEVSAAAPVVDLKSTEVNFNYGEQLIKELPLQRTYAGLIQLVPGVADNNPPIQGMVAGGGSRQDNTFMLDGVNITNPGFGYLSTEVNEFDIAEFNVKRGAITAEFGRSSGFVANAVTRSGTNQFKGGVRFEAIPAAWNAKNKATNIRNTTDRWIPSYAIGGPILRDRLFFYTSGMLLRSDTSGRVNNLGPVPDSETTTKEFFGKVTYAPAASQFINAGYRVRPSTSAYAGVGVNDSPEVATDSEGTNRVATANWNMFFGQRNYVEAKYLRLDEEGEAVARTDLGYRPTFDLNNLRRMGYWVDPTTGFRYGGAALLLNRQNYARNEFRVNSGTVFNIGKSSHDLRAGFMYEDTLEDLTRIANGWGTITLVESGTRWQGQYYPTQNPQLSKSRTYSFFVQDNIQIGSRLVLNAGVLVNKDEFAQQIGDARNTFLTFDYGDQVQPRLGVNYQLRKGAGDKVYANYGRYYGSDQKSSARAHAPLRLVQNTPFFNATTGALISDTTSANTTNRVIRPGLQPTYTDEWLVGYATPLGGNWGLDAFYMDRTAKDFIEDQPSVLPASTFVVDNLANARRDYKAFTLEINRRMADRWSTTISYAWSQLKGNFDLDYAAGAVFNTSSILQDGPGVFVEDDYRYGPLGEDRPHVLKVFGTYMVTDALSLGGYLRVQSGTPYERRVQDWYGGYRLLIEPLGTSRNDTWTNADFLVAYNFRMGGRVTTRLEARVLNLFDTQTALSRDNRAFLDPRTRVLNGTQVPGDPASYTRALVINTNQPNSRFGTPTSYAPPRRLLLTARIDF